In Streptomyces sp. NBC_01439, the following are encoded in one genomic region:
- a CDS encoding sulfite oxidase, giving the protein MPFDLSDESRYDRTRLRQWAHGRARSAGVDRRDLLKLFAAGAAAGSLGVAAGGTAASAAPRGTAAPVADPVPRTVKPLPPELFTLRGTNAETNFAALRGTGELTPIDRFFVRNHTSTPRIDADGWRLSVWGEGLAGGPLELSYERLRALRPVERTLFIECAGNGRSFYTTQQGQPVTGTAWTLGAIGVARWRGARLSDVLRLAGVTRGAVDVLPRGLDEEVVANGVNLGRVRRPLPVSKALDDVLLAYEMNGQPLPPDHGGPVRLVVPDWVGISSIKWVGDIEVSGEPLYSPWNTDLYRLFGPEHPAQGSVPLTRQTLKSAFELELGATVPVHRTRLLTGRSWSAAAPVTRIDVSTDGGVRWRRARLHDTPHRGGWVRWSVPWTPRTTGATSLLARATDATGRTQPDRSVHNTQGYLFDAVVRHPVTVV; this is encoded by the coding sequence ATGCCCTTCGATCTGTCGGACGAGAGCCGGTACGACCGCACGCGCCTGCGGCAGTGGGCGCACGGCCGTGCCCGCTCCGCCGGAGTGGACCGCCGTGATCTGCTGAAGCTGTTCGCGGCGGGGGCCGCCGCCGGATCGCTGGGCGTGGCCGCGGGCGGCACCGCGGCCTCGGCCGCGCCGCGAGGGACAGCCGCACCCGTCGCGGACCCGGTGCCGCGCACCGTCAAGCCGCTGCCGCCCGAGCTGTTCACCCTCCGCGGTACGAACGCGGAGACGAACTTCGCGGCGCTGCGCGGCACGGGAGAGCTCACCCCGATCGACCGGTTCTTCGTGCGCAACCACACCTCCACCCCGCGGATCGATGCCGACGGGTGGCGGCTGTCGGTGTGGGGCGAAGGGCTGGCGGGCGGCCCGCTGGAGTTGTCGTACGAACGGCTGCGCGCCCTGCGGCCGGTGGAGCGGACGCTGTTCATCGAGTGCGCGGGCAACGGCCGCAGCTTCTACACCACGCAGCAGGGCCAGCCGGTCACCGGCACCGCCTGGACCTTGGGCGCGATCGGCGTCGCACGCTGGCGCGGCGCGCGGCTGTCGGACGTACTGCGCCTGGCGGGCGTGACCCGGGGCGCCGTGGACGTCCTGCCGCGCGGGCTGGACGAGGAGGTGGTGGCGAACGGGGTCAACCTGGGCCGGGTGCGGCGCCCGCTGCCGGTCTCGAAGGCGTTGGACGACGTCCTGCTGGCCTACGAGATGAACGGGCAGCCGCTGCCGCCCGACCACGGCGGGCCGGTCCGCCTCGTGGTTCCGGACTGGGTCGGGATCTCGTCGATCAAGTGGGTCGGGGACATCGAGGTGAGCGGGGAGCCCCTGTATTCGCCCTGGAACACCGACCTGTACCGACTGTTCGGGCCCGAGCACCCGGCGCAGGGCAGTGTCCCGCTGACCCGGCAGACCCTCAAGAGCGCGTTCGAGCTGGAGCTGGGGGCCACCGTTCCCGTGCACCGGACCCGGCTGCTGACCGGCCGTTCCTGGTCGGCGGCGGCACCGGTCACCCGGATCGACGTCAGCACGGACGGCGGCGTCCGGTGGCGGCGGGCCCGGCTGCACGACACCCCGCACAGGGGCGGCTGGGTGCGCTGGTCGGTGCCGTGGACCCCGCGGACGACGGGTGCGACCTCGCTGCTGGCGCGGGCGACCGACGCGACGGGGCGGACACAGCCCGATCGGTCGGTCCACAACACGCAGGGCTACCTCTTCGACGCGGTGGTCCGCCACCCGGTGACGGTGGTCTGA